Sequence from the Papilio machaon chromosome 26, ilPapMach1.1, whole genome shotgun sequence genome:
CATTCAGTGTATTTAACATCTGGCTTATAGATATTTTGTTCACATCATTGTCATTTAGTTTGGTGTCGTTAAcatatacatatgttttaataattttcattaataacgTCTCAAACATGGGgcatacatttgttttaattagtttgtttttatttagtatagtTATAGTGTACGGTAAATATCACAAGCGCGATGACCATTTCGATAGTATGGAAAGTTCGTCTTTAGAATCTGACAGCACAGAAGTTTTCCCTGAAGGTACGAAAGggttttcgaaaaaaaatatcagtacACAAGTGAATAGTGTTAACGGAACTAGAAACAGGATTggaaaaggtatttttttaattttacttttaattttagaatttagaaTTTAGTTTTAGAATAGCTGAACCCGTCATAAGTTGTCAAAGTAAAAAGATCGTCAGTAGTCTCGCTCTAACTATTTATCTCTTTGTCTCGCTGGTACCCATATGATTGTgagatgtttaatttattagttttttccACTTTGCTCTCTTCTCAAAATCTTCGACCGatccttaaaataatttagcttattagtttaattaaaaccagtttttttttattatttagggCAAAAATTTTCTCTAGCATTCTCAGAACATGCTACCAAAGTTAACCATAAAATCGATCGGTCGATCAAGTTAACGATTAAAATTTAGTCGTTCAGGAATTAAGCGtagaataaatatagttacaaATTCTAGTCCATCACAGGAGACTGAAGAGTTACAATGAAGAAGCCATTCAAACTTatgaatgtaaaacatagaaGGCAATTCTTAAAGAAATTCCAAGGTTTTTTACAATTGTAACGTAACAATCATATCATTGTAAGGTTAAGGCCTTCTTCAAATCAATTCTTAACAACGTGTATTTGAGAAATATTTGTATCccactaaataattttaatagaaaatatcaCAAACCATTTGACATACGCCTCAATAGTTTATAAGTAGGATACTCAATGAATTACTTTGTTAACAGACAAGACCAAAAAGGGTGAAAAGTCATACAAAGTAAGAAATGGGTCGCAAAGGTATCCTTTCTCAGTATCCGTACAAAGAAAGGGAAGCCATTACGCAACCGGGGCCCTAATCGAGAAGAAATGGGTACTCACTGTCGCAGGAGAATTTTATAAGTGAGTTatctaacattattaaattactagcCGTCGAAATTGGACCACAAttcttaagatttttttatttttaattttaaataaaaaaaaattatacactgCTTCTCCACATCTttaactgtgccaaatttcacgtTTTATTCCAGTCCCGTGTATTTCCCtggtaaaaatatagttatctctttcattctattaaaaaaaagggagaacaatatgtttttgtgcaCTCTATCTGCCTGTTTAGTCGTCATTAGTTACagataatttctaaaaaaagttatggtCCTTACGTTTTCAGTGTTCTTTACAGTGTGAGAGAATCAATAAAGTTCTTCAGGGTGCGGCTGGGTACAGTGAATTGCAAGAAAGGAGGTGTTTTGTTACCTATCAAAGGAGTAGAGATCCATCCAGCTTATTCATACAAGAATCCAACGTACGACGTCGCGTTACTCCGTTTAGCTGTTCCCGCTGAATATAGTGATACATTAAAACCGATTCCTTTGACTAGAATCAAAGGGAAAGTTCTAAGCGCAAAGTTCCTGGCAACCTATTGGCCGAGGTTAATCGtaagtacaaaattttaattttagattaagGATATTTTATTCAACGCAAATagctataataaaaatactggcTAAACGATGATTTACCCTTGTTTATAATTGCCTAgtacatgttttaaaaataataataatcatgaGTTTAGTAAACTACAAGCATTCCAATGATATCGTAGGTCAGAGGGCAGGTGCTTCCTTCATCAGCGCAAGAGCGTGTCCAACCCAACAGCATGCGGGTGTCGACGCAGAAAATGATACCTTGGAGCTGGTGCCAGAGTCTCATGTCCACGCTGAACCAGACACTGGATGAGTCTAGTCTATGTCTGGATCCTATCATGTCACATCATAGTTTGTGCCTGGTGAGAACTggttttaaatgtatgtaattattttcacgACTGAAACAACCAAAGACGTGTTGTTTTTATCATATCCCTGACtttaatcatgtttttttctcatttttaaagtgaataatagtgatatcaaaatgtttttggtTGTGTGTTTTGACAGTGGAAACTGGTacttaaacattgttttacattttcctCGTAGCCTGACGCAGGTGCGCCAGTGACAGCTGACGATGGATTATGGGGCATCACATCTGGTTGGACATCAGACAACTGCCTCGGCAACCCGAGCCCTACCATCTTCACACGGGTCTCTTCACCAGTCGTGAGGGCTTGGCTCGACTCCCAGTTGACCACCCTTTGATAGTGTAGTAAAAACTTCGATAACATTCTATTGAATACAATTTGATtaatgcctggtttacattaatCCAGTTTAGGACTGTAACACTAAAAATCTGCGCTGGCGCATAACTGGCCTAATTTAAAGACT
This genomic interval carries:
- the LOC106714894 gene encoding trypsin gives rise to the protein MESSSLESDSTEVFPEGTKGFSKKNISTQVNSVNGTRNRIGKDKTKKGEKSYKVRNGSQRYPFSVSVQRKGSHYATGALIEKKWVLTVAGEFYNVLYSVRESIKFFRVRLGTVNCKKGGVLLPIKGVEIHPAYSYKNPTYDVALLRLAVPAEYSDTLKPIPLTRIKGKVLSAKFLATYWPRLIVRGQVLPSSAQERVQPNSMRVSTQKMIPWSWCQSLMSTLNQTLDESSLCLDPIMSHHSLCLPDAGAPVTADDGLWGITSGWTSDNCLGNPSPTIFTRVSSPVVRAWLDSQLTTL